A single region of the Vicia villosa cultivar HV-30 ecotype Madison, WI linkage group LG4, Vvil1.0, whole genome shotgun sequence genome encodes:
- the LOC131595010 gene encoding uncharacterized protein LOC131595010, protein MSHCFVIRRSSKTANHPYTTRSNQRRQMEQIQEQMAEMRAQLTEQMSAQMAQFMEALTNVTKGQDDLRVLVENSRRNENGGHPGLFDDVSGRIDDHHDPNEFDHVGGHYNPFNQHHGFPPPPPSRLLGRRDHQNRGNLDFNVENFDQVSRHSAEGAHDEVERYRLIEERLRAVEGKGVLGMDINDLRLVPGVRIPPKFKVPSFDKYNGATCPMTHVKAYYRKMSVYSEDEGFLMHFFQDSLAGASLEWYVQLERTHIHSWRDLVEAFTKHYQYNVDMAPNRTQLQSLVQGSKESFKEYAQKWRELAARVQPPMTEREMIDMFTSTLSGHYYLACSASANFSEMVRYGERVEMGLKMGKIQLGASSNSAGGKKQAEGYARRKEGNADAIYGRRGSGRSNSQVNAVPVPQQQQQQQGQRSNNDRYPPRTRPHRKIDPIPMTYAQVLQHLLKIENITLRDAPNAPDTQSPNYNANARCAFHSGAAGHDTERCIALKNKVQDLLDQKIIQFTPTPNIVNNPMPTHGGSGVNAIESEEIKVVSEVSCLTFPLVFVKQHLINSGIFPGCGVDCEKCKSQPEGCADLKGMVQKLIDEGPLQFYRRLRGAKSKDGEVSVISIPYDPVVPICIQVPIQIPVSIPYGEQPAALMITVPGPIPYESEKAIPWHYGSEVYYYGTKEEGEPSKEKFVEASVANTDNFTGTGRITRSGRVFSP, encoded by the coding sequence atgtctcactgttttgttatcagaaggagttctaagacggcCAATCACCCGTATAcgactaggagcaatcagagaaggcagatggaacagattcaggaacaaatggcagagatgagagctcaactgacagagcagatgagtgcgcagatggcgcagtttatggaagcattgactaatgtgaccaaggggcAGGATGACTTGCGGGTCCTCGTCGAGAACTCTAGAAGGAATGAGAATGGAGGACATCCAGGGCTGTTTGACGATGTGTCTGGTAGAATTGACGATCACCATGATCCGAATGAGTTTGATCACGTGGGAgggcactataatcctttcaatcagcatcacgggtttccacctccacctccgtcccgtctgttgggaaggagagatcatcagaaccgtggtaatttggatttcaatgttgaGAACTTTGACCAGGTATCAAGGCATAGTGCTGAGGGTGCACATGATGAAGTTGAGAGGTATCGTCTGATTGAAGAACGTCTCAGGGCtgttgaaggcaaaggggtgttaggcatggatatcaatgacttgaggttggttcctggtgtgaggatcccaccaaaattcaaagttccatcttttgacaaatacaatggggcgacttgtcccatgactcatgtcaaagcatactatcgcaagatgtcagtttattctgaggatgagggttttctaatgcatttcttccaggatagcttGGCTGGAGCTTCCTTGGAGTGGTATGTTCAACTTGAACGCACCCATAtccattcttggagagatcttgtggaggctttcactaagcactatcagtacaatgttgatatggcacccaacaggacccagttgcagagtttggttcaagggtctaaagaatctttcaaagagtacgctcagaaatggcgtgAGTTAGCCGCAAGAGTTCAGCCACCGATGACTGAACGTGAGATGATTGACATGTTCACCAGTACCTTGTCTGGACACTATTATTTGGCTTGCAGTGCTTCAGCAAACTTTtctgaaatggtgagatatggtgaacgtgttgagatgggtctaaagatggggaaaattcagTTGGGAGCTTCTTCTAATTCTGCTGGTGGTAAGAAACAAGCAGAAGGTTACgccagaaggaaagaaggaaatgcggatgccatatatggaagaaggggttcagggagaagcaattcacaggttaatgctgtcccagtaccacaacaacaacaacaacagcagggACAACGTTCCAATAACGATCGCTATCCTCCCAGGACTAGGCCTCACAGAAAGATTGAtccgattcctatgacttatGCTCAAGTGTtgcaacatttgctcaagattgagaatattactttgagagatgctccgaATGCTCCAGACACACAATCTCCGAATTACAATGCGAATGCACGATGTGCTTTCCATTCAGGGGCCGCTGGGCATGATACCGAGAGGTGTATTGCGTTGAAGAACAAAGTCCAGGACTTGTTGGACCAAAAGATAATTCAGTTCactcctacacccaatattgtcaataatcCGATGCCTACTCACGGAGGTTCGGGTGTGAATGCCATTGAGAGTGAAGAGATAAAGGTTGTATCTGAAGTGAGCTGTTTGACTTTTCCTCTGGTATTTGTGAAGCAACATCTGATCAATAGCGGTATCTTCCCGGGCTGTGGTGTTGATTGTGAGAAGTGCAAAAGTCAACCCGAAGGTTGTGCTGATTTGAAAGGTATGGTACAAAAGCTGATTGATGAGGGTCCTCTTCAGTTCTATCGAAGGTTGAGAGGTGCGAAGAGTAAGGATGGTGAAGTGTCCGTGATCTCAATTCCTTATGATCCAGTTGTTCCAATATGTATCCAAGTGCCCATTCAGATACCTGTCAGTATCCCGTATGGGGAACAACCAGCGGCATTGATGATTACTGTGCCAGGGCCTATTCCATATGAGAGTGAGAAGGCCATCCCTTGGCATTATGGTTCAGAAGTATATTACTATGGCACGAAGGAAGAAGGCGAGCCATCTAAAGAGAAGTTTGTTGAGGCCTCAGTTGCAAACACTGATAATTTCACCGGTACTGGTAGGATCACTCGCAGTGGTAGGGTGTTCTCTCCTTAG